The Gallus gallus isolate bGalGal1 chromosome 28, bGalGal1.mat.broiler.GRCg7b, whole genome shotgun sequence genome has a segment encoding these proteins:
- the LARP6L gene encoding la ribonucleoprotein domain family, member 6-like isoform X1 translates to MASRSSVVALGLSSQPSCSTPLSAQRNSFPGLHLPSQSLLLGQDSFFKSSHGSFCDTSDAVGSELFDCSYSIPDPQLIRRIVSQVEFYLSDENLAKDAFLLKHVQKNKLGFVSIKLLTSFKKVKYLTRDWRLTLYALRFSKLLEVNQEGTKVRRRVPIPDSILNIPPTKLLLAWDPLPLEPGTPLPLQKNFIETITQMFSPFGAIASIRILRPGRKLPSDVRKYATRFPELLSHRCALVEYESLESARRACEELGQPCSHSICVVQLSGKGSKRRSGAEGEELVEMLGWKERAEAFHFGVGDSLFCSSPGSDVTSPQLFLAPTWPHGHDFQPGSFSSAFPGSLLSSTAFPPLTAELGFSLGASPKSPDLGWGSTWAPWHSSAPHSPSLDAASPPRTPLAVKPKSCVLRLPHGPDGTRGFYNSIGRGKLVLEH, encoded by the exons ATGGCATCGCGTAGCTCCGTGGTGGCCCTGGGGCTCAgttcccagcccagctgcagcaccccGCTGTCTGCGCAAAGAAATTCCTTCCCTGGGCTGCACCTCCCGTCGCAGAGCCTCTTGCTCGGCCAGGACAGCTTCTTCAAGAGCTCCCATGG gaGTTTCTGTGATACGAGTGATGCCGTGGGTTCAGAGCTGTTCGACTGCAGCTACTCCATTCCTGACCCGCAGCTGATCCGCAGGATTGTGTCCCAGGTGGAGTTCTACCTCTCTGATGAGAACCTGGCCAAGGACGCCTTCCTCCTCAAGCACGTCCAGAAGAACAAGTTGGGCTTTGTCAGCATCAAGCTGCTGACGTCCTTCAAGAAG GTGAAGTACCTCACCCGTGACTGGCGCCTCACGCTCTACGCCCTGCGCTTCTCCAAGCTGCTGGAGGTCAACCAGGAGGGCACCAAAGTGCGGCGTCGCGTCCCCATCCCCGACTCAATCCTCAACATCCCCCCCACcaaactgctgctggcctgggaCCCGCTGCCCCTGGAGCCGGGCACGCCGCTGCCGCTCCAGAAGAACTTCATTGAGACCATCACGCAGATGTTCAGCCCCTTCGGAGCCATCGCCTCCATCCGCATCCTCCGGCCGGGCCGAAAGCTGCCATCCGATGTGAGGAAATACGCAACGCGTttccctgagctgctgagcCACCGCTGTGCGCTGGTGGAGTACGAGAGTCTGGAGAGCGCGCGCAGGGCCTGCGAGGAGCtgggccagccctgctcccacagcaTCTGCGTGGTGCAGCTCTCGGGGAAGGGATCCAAGCGGAGGAGCGGGGCTGAGGGGGAGGAGCTGGTGGAGATGCTGGGATGGAAGGAGCGAGCCGAAGCCTTCCATTTTGGCGTCGGGGATTCGCTGTTCTGCAGCTCCCCGGGGTCGGATGTGACCTCACCGCAGCTCTTCTTGGCTCCCACTTGGCCCCATGGCCACGACTTCCAGCCCGGCTCCTTCAGCAGTGCCTTCCCTGGGTCcctcctgagcagcacagccttccctccgctcactgcagagctgggattCAGCCTCGGCGCCAGCCCCAAGAGCCCCGATTTGGGCTGGGGGAGCACGTGGGCCCCGTGGCACAGCAGcgctccccacagcccctctctGGATGCCGCATCCCCTCCCAGAACCCCCCTGGCTGTGAAGCCCAAGTCCTGCGTGCTGCGCCTGCCCCACGGGCCTGATGGCACCAGAGGCTTCTACAACAGCATTGGGAGAGGGAAGCTCGTCCTCGAGCACTAA